One Acetoanaerobium noterae genomic region harbors:
- a CDS encoding corrinoid protein yields MLKSKEALLKRLSDGVVDMEEEDVIEASKEYIEAGYEAFDGIMQGLVDGMNRASVLYDEEEYFVTDVLLCSDAMYEGLNILRPHLPAEEADKAKIKGVIGVVEGDTHDIGKNLVKIMLETAGFEMIDLGRDVPLDSFVSKAKEVGADFVCLSTLMTTTMGGMKTVVDRLKEEGLRDKVKVLIGGGPISQKYSDTIGADGYSSNAVEAVKLAKKLLVTA; encoded by the coding sequence ATGCTTAAATCAAAAGAGGCTTTACTAAAGAGACTGTCAGATGGTGTAGTAGATATGGAAGAAGAGGATGTAATAGAGGCTAGTAAAGAATATATAGAAGCAGGATATGAAGCGTTTGATGGTATTATGCAAGGGCTAGTTGATGGGATGAACAGAGCAAGCGTGCTATATGATGAGGAAGAATATTTTGTTACAGATGTGCTTTTATGCTCGGATGCAATGTATGAAGGGCTTAACATACTAAGACCACACCTGCCAGCAGAGGAAGCTGATAAAGCAAAGATAAAGGGTGTAATTGGAGTAGTAGAAGGAGATACGCATGATATAGGAAAGAATCTTGTGAAAATAATGCTAGAAACAGCTGGCTTTGAAATGATTGACTTAGGAAGAGATGTTCCTCTTGATAGCTTTGTAAGTAAAGCTAAGGAAGTAGGAGCTGATTTTGTATGCCTATCTACTCTTATGACTACTACTATGGGTGGAATGAAGACAGTAGTAGATAGATTAAAGGAAGAAGGACTAAGAGATAAGGTTAAGGTTTTAATTGGTGGAGGGCCTATTTCTCAGAAATACTCGGACACTATAGGGGCAGATGGATATTCTTCAAATGCAGTTGAGGCAGTTAAGCTTGCAAAAAAATTGCTAGTTACTGCATAG
- a CDS encoding methyl-accepting chemotaxis protein, giving the protein MKGTVVGTWVKTLSRMYPEDIVKEKMKVAGMDPNKAISPLDDIEDAKVFRFTNEISKQFSIKEEDLWREIGRDNIKAFYEGYSSFFKKANLFQFLNSMNDVHQVVRKRISGSNPPGLDMEIIGTNDVLLTYRSKRGMFNYLHGLIIGAKAHFNEDVKVKELYRKDGEMQLQLTFPYEVRKRKTYQINKLMSLGFIRDLGAKVSIFAVIIGLIAGFLTKDVAYGYVITPIVTALFAFIGFKMLSLPLEDIKNELNALSAKNFVITTEIATGKDMYEEIHSALNKYKESVAEDFIGFNSMTEEMQGFSDTLSGISKKMDTTSKDIADVVEQLAYSATTQAEETEHGVSMLQDNVESIKNISEQENKNKTELEDALTNIKDSFKALDNTVVSLGNILEKFENVRNESINLKNKGKEIEEIASFVSSISYQTNLLALNASIEAARAGEMGRGFSVVAEEVRKLAEQSETAADNIKENVYGFLSEMDNMVSSITDQYDVINSESTSIKQAIEKTESANGKIETVAEKMLVTAVELESQSEKITSMFTNIESLAAIAEENSASTEEVSSNVTSYSEEILKLTEGINDFQKLTNEFKGYISTYKL; this is encoded by the coding sequence TTGAAAGGTACTGTTGTAGGAACTTGGGTCAAAACGCTTAGTCGCATGTATCCAGAAGATATCGTAAAAGAAAAAATGAAAGTGGCAGGAATGGATCCTAACAAAGCCATATCACCACTAGACGATATAGAGGATGCTAAGGTTTTTAGATTTACAAACGAAATATCAAAGCAATTTTCAATAAAAGAAGAAGACCTGTGGAGAGAAATAGGAAGAGATAATATCAAAGCATTTTATGAAGGCTACTCATCATTCTTCAAAAAAGCTAACCTATTTCAATTTCTAAACTCCATGAATGATGTCCACCAAGTAGTTAGAAAAAGAATTTCAGGCTCTAACCCTCCTGGACTGGATATGGAGATAATAGGAACAAACGATGTACTGCTTACATACCGCTCTAAACGTGGTATGTTTAACTATCTTCATGGACTTATAATAGGGGCTAAAGCTCACTTTAACGAAGACGTAAAAGTAAAAGAGCTATATAGAAAAGATGGAGAGATGCAGCTTCAGCTTACCTTTCCATATGAAGTAAGAAAAAGAAAAACTTACCAAATCAACAAGCTAATGTCTCTAGGCTTTATAAGGGATTTAGGAGCAAAGGTTTCTATTTTCGCAGTAATTATAGGGCTAATAGCTGGATTTTTAACCAAAGATGTAGCCTATGGCTATGTGATTACTCCAATAGTAACTGCACTTTTTGCATTTATAGGCTTTAAAATGCTGAGCCTTCCTCTTGAGGATATAAAAAATGAACTAAATGCTCTTTCTGCTAAAAACTTTGTAATCACAACAGAGATAGCTACAGGAAAAGATATGTACGAAGAAATCCACAGCGCTCTTAATAAATACAAGGAATCAGTAGCTGAGGACTTTATAGGATTTAACAGTATGACTGAAGAAATGCAAGGCTTTAGCGATACCTTAAGTGGGATTTCTAAGAAAATGGACACTACTAGCAAGGATATAGCAGATGTAGTAGAGCAGCTTGCTTACTCTGCAACTACTCAGGCTGAGGAAACAGAGCACGGTGTGAGCATGCTTCAGGACAATGTAGAGAGCATCAAAAATATATCTGAGCAGGAAAACAAAAACAAAACCGAGCTAGAGGACGCTCTTACCAATATCAAGGATTCATTCAAGGCTCTTGATAACACAGTAGTTAGCCTTGGAAATATTCTAGAGAAGTTTGAAAACGTGAGAAATGAAAGTATCAATTTAAAAAACAAAGGAAAAGAAATAGAAGAAATAGCTTCATTTGTATCAAGCATATCTTACCAAACTAATCTGCTAGCACTTAACGCTTCTATCGAGGCTGCAAGAGCAGGAGAAATGGGAAGAGGCTTCTCAGTTGTTGCTGAGGAAGTTAGAAAGCTTGCTGAGCAGTCAGAAACTGCCGCTGATAACATCAAAGAAAACGTATATGGCTTCTTGTCTGAAATGGACAATATGGTAAGTAGTATAACAGATCAGTACGATGTAATAAATTCAGAAAGCACTTCTATAAAACAAGCTATAGAAAAAACAGAATCTGCCAACGGCAAGATAGAAACTGTAGCTGAGAAAATGCTAGTAACAGCAGTAGAGCTAGAGAGTCAATCAGAAAAAATCACTTCTATGTTTACAAACATAGAATCCCTAGCAGCTATAGCTGAGGAAAACTCTGCATCTACAGAGGAAGTAAGCTCAAATGTAACTAGCTACTCAGAAGAAATTCTAAAGCTTACTGAAGGAATAAACGACTTCCAAAAACTTACAAACGAGTTCAAGGGATATATTTCAACCTACAAGCTCTAA
- a CDS encoding ABC transporter ATP-binding protein produces the protein MAENVQNRKHSTWELFKRFVPYFSKYKTTLYLDLFFASLTTLCELALPLILRKIATVGMEDAALLTKELIWQMAGIYFVLRIIDVLGNYYMSSVGHIMGAKIETDMRRDAFSHLQNLSDSFYNNTKVGQIMARITSDLFDVTEFAHHCPEEFFIGGLKLVISFAVLAKIDLVLTMAIFIFIPIMLVSVTKFNRLMRSAFKSQRNHIGDLNAGIEDALLGMRVVRSFANEEIEKEKFERDNQKFLGIKKQAYKYLAGFHSMTRIFDGIMYLMVILLGGFFILNGRINAADLLAYIMYVTTLLATVRRIVEFMEQFQRGMTGIERFIEIMDTDVDIKDEPDAVELKHVDGKITFDNVSFEYPDDHNKVLSKLSFVVEPGENIALVGPSGGGKTTLCNLIPRFYDVTEGNISIDDSNIKNFTLNSLRSKIGMVQQDVYLFSGSVFENIEYGRPGASKAEVEYAAKLAGAYDFIMNLHDGFDTYVGERGVKLSGGQKQRISIARVFLKNPPILILDEATSALDNQSERIIQQSLVELSKGRTTLTIAHRLSTIRGAHKILVLTEEGIKEQGSHSELMALKGMYYDLYTQGNQEEDTLPEDIDAKKKPE, from the coding sequence ATGGCGGAAAATGTACAAAATAGAAAACACAGCACATGGGAATTGTTTAAGCGCTTTGTCCCATATTTTTCTAAGTATAAAACTACACTTTACTTAGATTTATTCTTTGCTTCTCTTACAACACTTTGCGAGCTTGCACTTCCGCTTATCCTTAGAAAGATAGCAACTGTCGGAATGGAAGATGCGGCTCTTCTTACTAAAGAGCTGATATGGCAGATGGCAGGAATTTATTTCGTACTTAGAATTATAGATGTGCTTGGCAATTACTATATGTCAAGTGTGGGGCATATCATGGGTGCAAAGATAGAAACTGATATGAGAAGGGATGCCTTTTCTCATCTTCAAAATCTATCTGATTCTTTTTACAACAACACAAAAGTCGGTCAGATTATGGCTAGAATAACGAGCGATTTATTTGACGTAACTGAGTTTGCTCATCACTGTCCTGAGGAATTTTTTATAGGTGGACTAAAGCTAGTAATTTCATTTGCTGTTTTAGCAAAAATAGATTTAGTGCTTACTATGGCAATATTTATATTCATACCTATAATGCTAGTGAGTGTTACGAAGTTTAACAGGCTGATGAGGTCAGCTTTTAAAAGCCAGAGAAACCACATAGGAGATTTAAATGCAGGGATAGAGGATGCTCTACTAGGAATGAGAGTGGTTCGTTCGTTTGCAAATGAAGAAATAGAAAAAGAGAAGTTTGAAAGAGACAACCAAAAGTTTTTAGGAATTAAAAAACAGGCATATAAATATCTTGCAGGCTTTCATAGTATGACTAGAATTTTTGACGGTATCATGTACCTTATGGTTATACTTCTTGGAGGATTTTTCATATTAAATGGAAGAATAAACGCAGCGGATTTACTTGCCTACATCATGTATGTCACCACTCTTCTTGCAACTGTTAGAAGAATAGTTGAGTTTATGGAGCAGTTCCAAAGAGGAATGACAGGCATTGAGCGTTTTATTGAGATTATGGATACAGATGTGGATATAAAAGACGAGCCTGATGCAGTAGAGCTAAAGCATGTAGATGGCAAAATTACATTTGACAATGTGAGCTTTGAATACCCAGATGACCACAATAAAGTACTTTCAAAGCTTTCCTTTGTAGTGGAGCCTGGAGAAAACATAGCTCTAGTTGGCCCATCTGGTGGAGGAAAAACCACGCTTTGTAATCTTATTCCTAGATTTTATGATGTAACTGAGGGAAATATCTCTATAGATGATAGCAATATTAAGAACTTCACGCTAAACAGCCTTCGTTCCAAGATAGGAATGGTTCAGCAGGATGTGTATTTATTTTCAGGCAGTGTTTTTGAAAATATAGAGTACGGAAGACCAGGAGCTTCAAAAGCAGAAGTAGAGTATGCGGCAAAGCTAGCTGGAGCTTATGATTTTATCATGAATCTGCACGATGGATTTGATACCTATGTAGGAGAGCGTGGAGTAAAGCTCTCTGGAGGACAAAAGCAAAGAATCAGTATAGCTAGGGTATTTTTAAAGAATCCGCCTATACTTATACTAGATGAGGCGACTTCAGCTCTTGATAACCAAAGTGAGAGAATCATCCAGCAGTCTCTAGTAGAGCTTTCTAAAGGAAGAACTACCCTTACTATAGCTCATAGACTTTCTACTATAAGAGGGGCGCATAAGATACTAGTGCTTACTGAAGAGGGTATAAAGGAGCAAGGCTCACATAGCGAGCTAATGGCTCTAAAGGGAATGTACTACGATTTATATACTCAAGGAAATCAAGAAGAAGATACACTTCCAGAGGATATAGATGCTAAAAAGAAACCTGAGTAA
- a CDS encoding uroporphyrinogen decarboxylase family protein, which produces MIAIPKDEMTPKERMDAFGRGEEIDRVPCCPFTGESYATYFGYSLDDYNHSTEIIVDTIIRTFQMFRADNCSIGPGLQGIPEAMGARLHFSKNDIPQIAAPAISSYEEISKLNPINPYKDGRLKLYLEALKIVQDKLGNEVNIGNTVGGPFTTTAFLIGTEKFLRDLRRNPDKIKEILEIATLSTLNVMDAIMDLGITPGIADPIASSTLINKSVYKEFVFPTIKTCQDHIRKRMGGTGIMHICGKTKPVWEEIVSTGIAGFSLDNIEDIGEFRQGYEDKVLVIGNVDPVGVILNGTKEDIYEAVRVCCEKGMGSKNGYILASGCDIPIGTPPEKIMHFIDAARVYGRMK; this is translated from the coding sequence ATGATTGCTATACCAAAGGATGAAATGACACCAAAAGAAAGGATGGATGCATTTGGTAGGGGAGAAGAAATAGATAGAGTGCCATGCTGTCCTTTTACTGGAGAGTCTTATGCCACTTATTTTGGTTACTCTCTAGATGACTATAACCACAGCACTGAAATAATAGTAGATACTATAATAAGAACCTTTCAAATGTTTCGTGCTGACAATTGCAGTATAGGGCCTGGACTTCAAGGAATCCCTGAAGCTATGGGAGCAAGGCTTCACTTTTCGAAAAATGATATACCCCAAATAGCTGCTCCTGCTATATCAAGCTATGAAGAAATCTCTAAGCTAAATCCTATTAATCCATATAAGGATGGAAGGCTAAAGCTATATCTTGAAGCTTTAAAAATAGTTCAAGATAAGCTAGGTAATGAGGTAAACATAGGAAATACAGTGGGTGGGCCATTTACTACGACAGCGTTTTTAATAGGCACAGAAAAATTCTTAAGAGATTTAAGAAGAAATCCAGATAAAATCAAAGAAATACTTGAAATAGCTACACTAAGTACACTTAATGTCATGGATGCAATTATGGATTTAGGAATTACTCCAGGGATAGCTGATCCTATTGCTTCAAGTACTCTTATAAATAAAAGTGTATACAAGGAGTTCGTTTTTCCAACCATCAAGACTTGCCAAGACCATATAAGAAAGAGAATGGGAGGCACTGGCATAATGCATATTTGCGGAAAAACAAAGCCTGTATGGGAAGAAATAGTAAGTACAGGAATAGCTGGATTTAGTCTCGATAATATAGAAGACATAGGCGAGTTCAGGCAGGGTTATGAAGACAAAGTTCTAGTCATAGGAAATGTAGATCCAGTTGGAGTAATTTTAAATGGAACGAAAGAAGATATCTATGAAGCTGTAAGAGTATGCTGCGAAAAAGGAATGGGCAGCAAAAACGGTTACATCTTGGCTTCAGGCTGTGATATTCCAATAGGAACTCCGCCTGAAAAAATCATGCACTTTATAGACGCAGCTAGAGTATATGGAAGAATGAAGTAA
- a CDS encoding uroporphyrinogen decarboxylase family protein, whose translation MHKKDQMTPNERLGAFMTGKPMDRILAMPVACSMSGLALGMTHKEKRSSAVNEANAQIACYERFGNDLAVVEYGLHGVGMALGSEMTDPEDAVPAIVKYILEDLDDVDKLDMSKLELKNDKAFQLHLEAAKLIIEKIGHEVPTGVLISGPFTAAASIYKTENLLRATRRNPEKLHKLINFCNEALKMICKEFIKEGVLILLCDPIASGTILHQKQYREFVLPYTIELMKEIHEAKGMVCYHICGDTTSIVSDMVKSGCDMLSIDNRVDLEYTKQMVGDKVPILGNVDPVEVLYLGNQEDVDLAVKNCIQKGYDSPCGYILASGCDLSGNLPLENIDQFMESARKYGKWPLDSANFK comes from the coding sequence ATGCATAAAAAAGATCAGATGACCCCTAATGAAAGATTAGGAGCTTTTATGACAGGAAAGCCAATGGACAGAATTTTGGCTATGCCAGTAGCGTGCTCAATGTCAGGCTTGGCTTTGGGAATGACCCATAAGGAAAAGAGAAGCAGTGCAGTAAACGAGGCAAATGCTCAGATTGCTTGCTATGAAAGATTTGGAAATGACCTAGCTGTAGTTGAATATGGCCTTCATGGCGTAGGTATGGCTCTAGGAAGTGAAATGACTGATCCTGAAGATGCAGTGCCAGCTATTGTCAAATATATCTTAGAAGATTTGGATGATGTAGATAAGCTAGACATGTCAAAGCTAGAGCTAAAAAATGACAAAGCCTTTCAATTGCATTTGGAGGCGGCAAAACTAATTATAGAAAAAATCGGACATGAGGTGCCTACAGGAGTTTTGATATCAGGGCCTTTTACTGCAGCAGCGAGTATTTATAAAACAGAAAACCTCTTAAGAGCTACAAGAAGAAATCCAGAGAAGCTTCATAAATTAATTAATTTTTGTAATGAAGCCTTAAAAATGATATGCAAAGAGTTTATTAAGGAAGGGGTACTTATACTATTATGTGACCCTATAGCATCAGGCACTATACTGCATCAGAAACAGTATAGAGAATTTGTTCTTCCTTATACTATCGAGCTTATGAAAGAAATTCACGAAGCTAAGGGGATGGTTTGCTACCATATATGTGGAGATACTACATCTATAGTGTCAGATATGGTCAAATCAGGCTGCGATATGCTGAGTATTGATAATAGAGTAGATTTAGAGTATACAAAACAAATGGTGGGAGATAAGGTACCTATACTAGGAAACGTCGATCCAGTTGAAGTCCTTTATCTAGGAAATCAAGAGGATGTAGACTTAGCAGTGAAAAATTGTATCCAAAAAGGCTATGACAGTCCATGTGGATATATTCTTGCATCTGGTTGTGACCTTTCTGGTAATCTGCCACTAGAGAATATAGATCAGTTTATGGAATCAGCAAGAAAATATGGCAAATGGCCGCTTGACTCAGCAAATTTTAAATAA
- a CDS encoding uroporphyrinogen decarboxylase family protein, producing MLTPKERLEKVLNHQEVDRPPCICPGGMMNMVTEELIKLCEISFPDAHQNPQQMADLSEAVYKEGCFENYGVPFCMTVEAEEFGADIDMGSNIYEPHVINYNISSVSEWEKLEAIDFSKGRSSTVIDAIKILKAKNTEVPIIGNITGPISTASSIMEPVVFYKELRKNNEKAHEYMTFITKQITEFAIKQIEAGADIIAISDPSGTGEILGPKLFDEFAVKYINQIIAEVKRLGKRSIVHICGQMKNVYKEVNKIESDVLSFDSIVSISEAKKNLGNRLIMGNVSTYTIEFGEMQKIADMTKKCVLDGSDIISPACGLGMKSSLKNVRSMLSALTEGDAKNNA from the coding sequence ATGCTTACTCCAAAGGAAAGACTAGAAAAGGTTCTAAATCATCAAGAAGTGGATAGACCTCCTTGCATATGTCCAGGTGGAATGATGAACATGGTGACAGAGGAACTTATTAAGCTATGCGAAATAAGTTTTCCAGATGCTCACCAAAATCCTCAGCAGATGGCTGATTTATCTGAGGCTGTGTATAAAGAAGGTTGTTTTGAAAACTATGGAGTTCCATTTTGTATGACTGTTGAAGCAGAGGAATTTGGAGCAGACATTGATATGGGGAGCAATATCTATGAGCCTCATGTAATAAATTACAACATAAGCTCTGTATCTGAGTGGGAAAAACTTGAGGCTATAGATTTTTCTAAAGGAAGATCAAGCACAGTAATAGACGCCATAAAAATTCTCAAAGCCAAAAATACAGAGGTTCCTATAATAGGAAATATCACAGGGCCTATAAGCACTGCCAGTTCTATTATGGAGCCTGTAGTTTTTTATAAGGAGCTTAGAAAGAATAACGAAAAAGCTCATGAGTACATGACCTTTATTACAAAGCAAATTACAGAGTTTGCTATAAAGCAGATAGAAGCAGGAGCAGACATCATAGCTATATCTGACCCGAGTGGTACAGGGGAGATACTAGGACCAAAGCTGTTTGATGAATTTGCAGTAAAATACATAAATCAAATAATAGCTGAAGTTAAAAGGCTAGGCAAAAGAAGCATAGTGCATATCTGTGGACAAATGAAGAACGTATATAAAGAAGTAAACAAGATAGAAAGTGATGTACTTAGCTTTGATTCTATAGTGAGTATTTCTGAAGCCAAGAAAAACCTAGGAAATAGACTTATTATGGGAAATGTAAGTACATATACAATCGAGTTTGGGGAGATGCAAAAAATTGCAGATATGACAAAAAAATGCGTGCTTGATGGTTCTGATATCATTTCGCCAGCATGTGGACTTGGTATGAAGTCCTCGCTGAAAAATGTAAGGTCCATGCTGAGCGCACTGACAGAAGGAGATGCAAAAAATAATGCCTAA
- a CDS encoding ASKHA domain-containing protein, which yields MPKIFVKGSSKAIEYLPGQNLLQILHDNDIFIENPCNGKGSCGKCKVKITEGSLGEIPEAEKKFLSESEIKEGVRLSCLIHPESNLVIETLHKEREHKILTTGYMPKFNLSPSISKKLFEIEKPSLENQISFEDAILKSLSLDEVDFDVLKMIEPFDGVATAVFDKDKVIAIEKGNTTDNIYGLAIDIGTTTVAADLVDMNSGKAILSSSDINPQKKFGLDVLTRITYALENEEQAVKNLQHEIVNLINKMTFEMCMSANISKEHIYEVSVAANTTMLHFLLGIKSNSIGKSPYAPVFVKSKYIKASSIGININSNGKLYCLPGVSSYIGSDIVAGAFVAKLHDSKDNILFIDIGTNGEIVLASNGRLLSCSCAAGPALEGMNISCGMRAATGAIEDMVIDKEQVRLSVIGEQQPIGICGSGILAALRELLKTGIVKKDGSFIKKEKLAEDDYRQKYIRLNGKKREFMIEDKAQALYITQSDIRQIQLAKGAILSGFYALLNKSGISINELDKVVIAGQFGSHLSVDSLTGTGILPKEVESKITYVGNSSKTGAYMALMSDDIKKDLEKIAKTIDYMELGASDGYERLFADCLLF from the coding sequence ATGCCTAAGATTTTTGTAAAAGGAAGCAGTAAGGCTATTGAGTATTTGCCTGGTCAAAATTTGCTTCAAATTCTTCATGACAACGATATATTTATAGAGAACCCTTGCAATGGCAAGGGCTCTTGCGGAAAATGCAAAGTAAAAATAACAGAAGGAAGTCTAGGCGAAATACCTGAAGCAGAGAAAAAATTTCTAAGTGAAAGTGAAATTAAAGAAGGAGTGAGGCTTTCGTGCCTTATTCATCCAGAAAGTAATTTAGTAATAGAAACTCTTCATAAGGAAAGAGAACATAAAATTTTAACTACAGGATATATGCCAAAATTTAATTTAAGTCCTTCTATATCTAAGAAATTATTTGAGATAGAAAAGCCTTCTCTTGAAAATCAAATTTCTTTTGAAGATGCAATTTTAAAGAGCCTCTCACTAGATGAGGTGGATTTTGATGTTTTAAAAATGATAGAGCCATTTGATGGAGTTGCGACAGCTGTATTTGACAAGGATAAGGTTATTGCAATTGAAAAAGGCAATACAACAGATAATATTTATGGACTTGCTATAGATATCGGAACTACAACCGTAGCGGCTGACCTTGTGGACATGAACAGTGGCAAGGCTATCTTGTCTAGCTCAGATATTAATCCTCAGAAAAAATTTGGACTCGATGTTCTTACTAGAATCACCTACGCTCTAGAAAATGAAGAGCAGGCAGTTAAAAATCTTCAACATGAAATAGTAAACTTAATAAATAAAATGACTTTTGAAATGTGCATGAGTGCAAATATAAGCAAAGAGCATATATATGAGGTTTCAGTAGCTGCAAATACTACTATGCTTCATTTTTTACTTGGAATAAAATCTAATTCAATTGGAAAATCTCCTTATGCACCTGTATTTGTAAAATCAAAATACATAAAAGCTTCTAGCATAGGGATAAACATAAATAGTAATGGCAAGCTATACTGTCTGCCTGGAGTATCTTCTTATATAGGCTCTGACATAGTAGCGGGAGCTTTTGTTGCAAAGCTTCATGACAGCAAAGACAATATTTTATTTATTGATATAGGCACCAATGGCGAGATTGTACTTGCGAGCAATGGTAGGCTTCTTTCTTGCTCCTGCGCGGCAGGGCCAGCACTTGAAGGAATGAATATCAGCTGTGGCATGAGAGCGGCAACTGGAGCTATAGAGGATATGGTAATAGATAAAGAGCAAGTCAGACTCTCAGTTATAGGAGAGCAGCAGCCAATAGGTATATGTGGTAGTGGGATATTAGCAGCATTAAGAGAATTATTAAAAACAGGAATAGTAAAAAAAGACGGAAGCTTTATAAAAAAAGAAAAATTAGCAGAGGATGACTATAGACAAAAATACATCAGGCTAAATGGTAAAAAAAGAGAGTTTATGATAGAAGATAAAGCCCAGGCTCTCTATATAACTCAGTCAGATATAAGGCAGATACAGCTTGCAAAGGGCGCTATACTTTCTGGTTTTTATGCTCTCCTAAATAAATCGGGTATTTCCATAAATGAACTAGATAAGGTCGTAATTGCTGGGCAATTTGGCTCTCATCTATCAGTGGATAGCTTAACAGGTACAGGAATACTTCCAAAAGAAGTAGAAAGCAAAATAACCTATGTAGGAAACTCGTCAAAAACTGGCGCATATATGGCGCTTATGTCAGATGACATCAAAAAAGACCTTGAAAAAATAGCAAAAACTATAGACTATATGGAGCTAGGAGCATCTGATGGATATGAGAGACTATTTGCTGATTGCCTATTATTTTAA